The following are from one region of the Vibrio parahaemolyticus genome:
- a CDS encoding AzlC family ABC transporter permease translates to MTENTSSFPRSSGELHEFTRADVWGGFTQLLPLSFFVVVFGLAFGVAAVQTGLDAFPTLLMSTLVFAGASQFATLEMWGAEVPLVPVLITVFAINARHLLMGATLYPWLRQLPPHKRYGIMLLASDANWAMAMNAFGKKEPGFGLLVGGGLALWGFWIVGTWMGIYFGGAIKDPVSLGLDMVMGCFLLSMVAGGPKNLRIFAIWGMAAASSLMAYWYLPENSHVVVGAIAGGILGACWKEKKA, encoded by the coding sequence ATGACAGAAAATACATCCTCTTTTCCTCGATCTTCTGGGGAGCTACATGAGTTCACTCGGGCTGACGTCTGGGGTGGATTTACTCAGCTTTTACCGCTTTCCTTTTTTGTGGTGGTCTTTGGCCTCGCCTTTGGGGTTGCTGCGGTGCAAACCGGCTTAGACGCCTTTCCGACTCTTTTAATGAGCACGCTCGTCTTTGCTGGTGCGTCTCAGTTTGCCACGTTAGAAATGTGGGGAGCTGAAGTACCACTTGTACCGGTTTTGATTACTGTGTTTGCCATCAATGCTCGCCACCTTCTGATGGGTGCGACGCTCTACCCTTGGCTGAGACAGCTACCGCCACATAAGCGCTATGGCATTATGTTACTTGCCTCCGATGCTAACTGGGCAATGGCGATGAACGCATTTGGCAAGAAAGAGCCTGGGTTTGGTTTGTTGGTCGGCGGTGGGCTCGCGCTTTGGGGCTTCTGGATTGTCGGCACGTGGATGGGTATCTACTTTGGTGGTGCCATCAAAGATCCAGTCAGTCTCGGACTTGATATGGTCATGGGTTGCTTTTTACTTTCTATGGTTGCAGGCGGCCCTAAAAATCTGCGTATCTTCGCGATTTGGGGCATGGCAGCAGCTTCATCACTGATGGCTTACTGGTATTTGCCAGAAAACAGCCATGTCGTTGTCGGCGCAATCGCTGGCGGTATTTTAGGTGCTTGTTGGAAGGAGAAAAAAGCATGA
- a CDS encoding AzlD family protein: MNIETSLGGTLFIIIAMGLVTLATRWGGVYVMSFIPISERVQRFITAMSGSVLIALLAPLAVEGDNGARAALFSTAVVMFIVKKPLPAIAAGIIAAAAVRAF; encoded by the coding sequence ATGAACATTGAAACAAGCTTAGGCGGCACGCTGTTTATCATTATCGCAATGGGATTGGTAACTCTGGCAACTCGCTGGGGCGGCGTTTATGTGATGTCATTCATTCCGATTAGCGAACGCGTGCAACGTTTTATCACCGCTATGTCAGGGTCTGTACTGATTGCCCTCTTAGCGCCTCTCGCCGTCGAAGGTGACAACGGTGCGAGAGCCGCGCTATTTTCAACCGCTGTGGTGATGTTTATCGTTAAAAAACCGCTTCCTGCTATTGCTGCTGGCATTATCGCTGCCGCCGCAGTGCGCGCTTTCTAA